From Dasypus novemcinctus isolate mDasNov1 chromosome 8, mDasNov1.1.hap2, whole genome shotgun sequence, the proteins below share one genomic window:
- the LOC101438301 gene encoding olfactory receptor 13D1: MNMGNYSAVTEFFLVGFSRYPELQLSLFMFCFITYLVILLGNSLLIVISILDSRLHTPMYFFLGNLSFLDICYTSSFIPNMLIIFRSERKSISFIGCSLQMVVSLGLGCTECVLLAVMAYDRYVAICNPLRYLIIMNRVLCVHMAVWPWIIGCLNSLVQTVLAMVLPFCGNNVIDHLTCELLALLKLICSDITINVLIMTVASFVFLVFPLLLIFISYVFILSTILRLNSAEGRKKAFSTCSAHLAVVVLFYGSALFMYMKPKSKDTKTSDEIIGLSYGVVTPMLNPIIYSLRNKEVKEAVKKVLKRLLHS, encoded by the coding sequence ATGAATATGGGGAATTACTCTGCAGTGACTGAATTCTTTCTGGTGGGGTTTTCCAGATACCCAGAGCTCCAACTTTCTTTGTTCATGTTCTGCTTCATTACGTACCTGGTAATCCTCCTAGGAAACAGCCTCCTCATTGTCATCAGCATCCTGGATTCCCGCCTCCACactcccatgtacttcttccttggGAACCTCTCATTCTTGGACATCTGCTATACATCTTCTTTCATTCCTAACATGCtcattatatttaggtctgagaGAAAATCCATCTCCTTCATTGGCTGTTCTCTACAGATGGTTGTCTCCCTTGGCTTAGGCTGCACTGAGTGTGTCCTCCTGGCTGTGATGGCCTATGATCGGTACGTGGCCATCTGCAACCCACTGAGGTACCTCATCATCATGAACAGGGTACTATGTGTGCACATGGCTGTGTGGCCCTGGATCATAGGCTGTCTGAACTCCCTAGTGCAAACAGTCTTAGCAATGGTGTTGCCTTTCTGTGGGAATAATGTCATTGACCATCTTACCTGTGAGTTACTGGCTCTTCTTAAACTCATCTGCTCAGATATCACCATCAATGTGCTTATCATGACAGTGGcaagttttgttttcttggtgTTTCCTCTACTGTTAATTTTTATCTCCTATGTTTTCATCCTCTCTACAATCCTGAGACTTAATTCtgctgaaggaagaaagaaagcctTTTCTACCTGTTCAGCCCACCTGGCTGTGGTAGTTTTATTTTATGGTTCAGCCCTTTTTATGTATATGAAGCCCAAGTCAAAGGACACGAAGACATCTGATGAGATCATCGGGCTCTCTTATGGAGTGGTGACCCCAATGCTGAACCCCATCATCTACAGCCTGAGGAATAAGGAAGTAAAAGAGGCTGTAAAGAAAGTCTTGAAGAGACTCTTGCACTCGTAG